GCAGCGAACAACGGGGGCAGGTTGTCGGCCAGGACGGAGAGCCGCAGGGGCCGGGTCAGGGTGCTCAGGCGGGCAATGAGGCCGGCGAGGATATTTTTGAAACGGAAATTACCCTGGATGAATTGGTGCAATATCTGTTCGAGGATTTGCAACTGCCTGATATGGAGCGCAAAAAATTCTCGGTGGTGGAAACCGAGCGGAAGGTTAAGCTGTCCGGCTATCAGAAGAAGGGCATTCCGCCGCGGCTGGCTAAAAAGCGGACACTGACGGAAAAAATCAAGCGGATCAAATCAGGCTTGCGGGCAGCGGAAGGCATACAGGAGAGTGAGGAGCGGCAAGGCTTTATTGAAGACGATCTGCGTTATCGCCGGGTGAAAACTGAAGTTCGCCGCAACTCCAACGGAGTGGTTATCTGCATCATGGATACGTCGGGCTCGATGGACCAGACCCGTAAATATCTGGCCCGGAGCTTTTACTTCTTGTTATATCAGTTTGTCCGGTACCGCTACGAGCAGGTCGAGGTGGTTTTTATCGCCCATACGACGGAGGCGAAAGAGGTGGACGAGCAGGAATTTTTCCATAAAGGAGAATCGGGCGGCACCTTTATCAGCAGCGGCTATGCCAAGGCACTGGAGATCATCGAGGAGCGCTACAATCCGGCAGTCTGGAACATTTACGCCTTTCACTGCTCCGACGGCGACAACTGGGAGCAAGACGACGTCAAGGCCGTCGAGCTGGCCGGGAGGCTGTGCGAATTATGCAACCTGTTCGGTTATGGCGAAGTGGCGGCCCATTATGGCTACAGCACCATTCGCCGCAAATTTCAGGAGCAGTTGAATCAGGATAATTTCATCATGGCGCAGATGCAGACCAAGGAAGATGTCTGGCCGGCCTTTAAACGGATTCTGGAGAAAGAAGGGGCGGGAGGTGAGGCGCCATGACGGCGGAATATACGCTGCAGCAACTGACCGATTGGAACGGGCGCATTGAGGAATATGTCCGGGAAAGCGGACTTGACTGCTACGAACAGCATTTTGAGATTTGCAGCTACGAAGATATGCTCTGCTATGAAGCCTATGTGGGCATGCCGTCCCATTATCCCCACTGGAGCTACGGCAAGGCATATGAGCGGCAAAAGACCTTCTATCAGCACAACCTGAGCGGACTGCCCTATGAAATGGTCATCAACTCCGACCCTTGCCTGGCCTATCTTATGAAGGATAATACGCTGCTGCTGCAGATTCTGACCATGGCC
The sequence above is a segment of the Propionispora hippei DSM 15287 genome. Coding sequences within it:
- the yhbH gene encoding sporulation protein YhbH; the encoded protein is MALFKEGSLTSSDRSQWDRKRHRQLVEEAIKKNMGGIIAEESIIGQDGNKKIKIPVKGIKEYQFIYGKNTPGTGSGSGSEQRGQVVGQDGEPQGPGQGAQAGNEAGEDIFETEITLDELVQYLFEDLQLPDMERKKFSVVETERKVKLSGYQKKGIPPRLAKKRTLTEKIKRIKSGLRAAEGIQESEERQGFIEDDLRYRRVKTEVRRNSNGVVICIMDTSGSMDQTRKYLARSFYFLLYQFVRYRYEQVEVVFIAHTTEAKEVDEQEFFHKGESGGTFISSGYAKALEIIEERYNPAVWNIYAFHCSDGDNWEQDDVKAVELAGRLCELCNLFGYGEVAAHYGYSTIRRKFQEQLNQDNFIMAQMQTKEDVWPAFKRILEKEGAGGEAP